A stretch of DNA from Methylobacterium sp. CB376:
GCCTTGAACCATTGGCGCGTCTCCGCGACCAGGCTGATCAGCGCCATCGGCGCCCGGCAGGCCTGCCGGGCGATCTGCACCGCGTCGTCGAATTCGGGCTCGGGCGGCGTGTCGAGGATCCCGCAGGCGTCGAGCGCGGCCAGCCGCTCGCGCTCGCTCCAGCCCGCGGGCTCGCGGGAGGGGGTGGTCGGACCATCATCGCGCGGGAGGGTCATCGGCTGTCACGGTCCGCCGGCCGATCAGGCGGCCGCACCTTGGGCAAGAGCGTCGGGGCAAGAGCGTCGGGGCAAGAGCGTCGGGGCAAGAGCGTCGGCGATAGCCGCCCCCTGCCCCTGAGACAACCGGGCGCGCGCCGGCGCGGGGCCCCGGCGTGATTCCGTCGCAGGGTTGCGGCAGTGGTTGCAATGCCGCGACCGAATCGCTAACTTGTTGAAAGTGCTGTAGTTTTCAAGAGTTCTAATCTGCGGTGCAACCGGTTTGCCGGGCGCCACGCGAAACCGGATGCCCTGATCCCAGCATGATCGTCTGTTCCTGCAACGTCTTCTCCGACGGCCAAGTGCGCGCGTGCCTGAATCCGGGTCCGGCCTGCCCGCGGACGCCGGCCCAGGTCTATGCCTGCCTCGGCTGCAGCCCGAAATGCGGGCGCTGCGCGCGCACCATCCGGAGCATCCTCTCGCGGGCGCTCGACGAGGTGCACGCCTCCTGCGCGACGTCCTGCGGCGCCGCCTGCACGCTGGCGGCGGCGGCCGCGCCGGCTGCCGCCGAGGCGGCCTGACCCGGCCCGGGCCCGCGCGATCCGCGGGCGCGGGACTTCCCGGGGCCGGGCGCTTCCGGTAGCGAGGGACGGGGGCGGGGGCCGGGGCGGCATGCAGGACAGCATCGAGGCCGGCACGCCGGCCTTCCGCCGCACCGCCTACGCGCTCGCGGCGGCGGGCTTCTCGACCTTCGCGGTGCTCTACGCGGTCCAGCCGCTGCTGACGGTCTTCGCCGAGGAATTCGGCGTCGGCCCGGCGGCGAGCAGCCTGTCGCTCTCCCTGGCGACCGGCCTCCTCGCCGTCTCCCTCCTGGTGGTCAGCCCCCTGTCGGAGGTGTTCGGGCGCAAGCCCGTGATGGTGGTCTCACTCTTTTCCGCGGCCCTCCTCACCCTGGTCGCCGCCGCGATGCCGACCTGGCACGGTTTCCTGGCCGTGCGGGCCCTGGCGGGCCTCGCCATGAGCGGCGTGCCGGCCGTGGCCATGGCCTATCTCAGCGAGGAGATGCACGGGCGCGCCCTCGGCCTCGCCATGGGGCTCCTGATCAGCGGGAATTCGCTCGGGGGCATGGCCGGCCGGCTCCTCAGCGGCGCCCTCGCGGACCGGCTCGGCTGGCGCGCGGCGCTCGCGGCGATCGGCCTGCTGGCGCTCGCGGCGGCCATCGCCTTCGCGCGCGGCCTGCCGCCCTCGGCCCGCTTCACGCCCCGCCCCCTGCCCTGGCGGGCGGTGCCCGGCAGCTTCCTGCACCATTTCCGCGACGCGGGCCTGCCCTGGCTCTTCGCCGAGGCCTTCCTGCTGATGGGCGGCTTCGTCACGCTCTACAACTACATCGGCTTCCGCCTGCTGGCGCCGCCCTACGCGCTGAGCCAGACCGCCGTCGCGGCGATCTTCGCGGTCTACCTCGCGGGCACCGCCTCCTCGACCGCGGCCGGGCACGCGGCGAGCCTGTTCGGGCGCCGCCGGGTGCTGTGGCTCGCCATCGCGGCGGCCCTCGGCGGCGTCGCGCTGACCCTCGCCGAGAGCCTCGTCCTGATCGTGCTCGGCATCGTCGTCGCCACGGTCGGGTTCTTCGGCGCCCACTCGGTGGCGAGCAGCTGGGTCGGGCGGCGGGCGCGCCGCGACCGCGCCCAGGCCTCCTCCCTCTACCTGTTCCTCTACTATCTGGGCTCCTCGGTCCTCGGCACGGCGGGCGGCTGGTTCTACGCCCAGGCGGGCTGGACCGGCGTCGCGGCCTTCGTCGGCGCGCTCTACGGCGCGGCCCTCCTGGCGGCCCTGCGGCTCGCCCTGCTGGCGCCGCTGCCGGAGGCGCCGTGAGGCGCGCTGCGCCGGTCGCCCGACGCCTCGGCATCCCGGGCCGCCGGGATTAGCGAAACCGTAGGCAGGGCGGGCGCAGGATCGGGCGTTCGCGTCGAGCCGCCCCGATGATCGCCACCCCGACCTTCCCGGACCTCTCCGCCCTGGTCGTCGACGAGAGCCTCTACCTGCGCCGCATCGTCCGCGACATGCTGATGCGCGTCGGCATCAAGCGCGTGCTGGAGGCGCCGGACGGGGCCGAGGCGCTGGGGGCGCTCGCCGAGAGCAAGCCCGACCTCGTGGTCCTCGACTGGGACCTCGCCATCCTGTCGGGGGAGGAGTTCATCCGCCTCGCCCGCACCCCGGCGACCTCGCCCGCCCCGACCGTGCCGATCATCCTGATGCTGGCCCAGCCGCGGCGCAACATCGTCGACCGGGCGGTCAATCTCGGGGTCAACGAGATCATCGCCAAGCCCTTCTCCCCCAAGACCCTCTGGTCGCGGCTCGACGAGGTCATCAACCGCCCGCGGCCGTTCTCGCAGGTGAAGAGCCTGCTGCGCCCGCTGCCGCGGGTCGCCTTCTCGATGAACCCGAAAGTGGTCGCCTGATCGGGAGAATCGGGTGCAACGACGCATTGCGTTCCCACGGCAGCGACGTAAGCTTGGAGCGTGACAGCGCTGCCCACGCGGATTGCGCGGGCTGGAAGGATTGTTGGCGTCGTGAGGGACGAGACTGCCGCCCCCGTGCCGGCGCGCGCCGCGGAGAGGGCGGAGCCGGCGCGCCAGAGCGTGCTGCTGCGCGAGGCGCAGCGGGCGGCCGGCGCGGTGCGGCCCCTCCCGGCGCTGCGGCCGCAGGGGCGGCGCCCCTACGCGGCCCTCGACCTCGGCACGAACAATTGCCGGCTCCTGATCGCCGAGCCGGCGCCCTACGGGTTCCGCGTCGTCGACGCCTTCTCGCGCATCGTGCGCCTGGGCGAGGGCCTCGGCAGCACCGACCACCTGAGCGACGAGGCGATCCAGCGCACCGTCGAGGCGCTCGCCGTCTGCCGGGCCAAGATGGAGACGCGCGGCGTCGTCCGCTCGAAGGTCATCGCCACGGAGGCCTGCCGGCTCGCCGTGAACGGCCCGGATTTCGTCCGGCGGGTGCGCCGGGACGTCGGGCTCAACCTCGAGGTCGTGGACCGCCGCACCGAGGCCTACCTGGCGGTGACGGGCTGCGCGGCCCTGGCCGACCGGCACGCGGAATCGGTGGTGATCTTCGACATCGGCGGCGGCTCGACCGAGATCGTCTGGCTGCACGGCTCCGCGGCGCTCGCCCGCAGCGCCGACCCGACCCTGCGCATCCGCGCCTGGGACTCGCTGCCGGTCGGCGTCGTCACCCTCACCGAGCGCTACGGCGGCACCGACGTCACGCCGGCGATCTTCGAGGGCATGGTCGAGGACGTCTCGACCAAGCTCACCAAGTTCGCCCTGATGGCGGGCGCGGCCGCGCAGGCGCCGCATTTCCACCTGCTCGGCACCTCCGGCACGGTCACGACGCTGGCCGCCATGCACCTGCGCCTGCCGCGCTACGACCGGCGGCGCATCGACGGGCTCTGGATGAGCGACCGCGAGGTCTCGACGGCGATCACCGACCTGCTCGACACGCGGCTCGCCGAGCGGGCGCGCAATCCCTGCATCGGCCGCGACCGGGCCGACCTCGTCCTGGCCGGCTGCGCCATCCTGGAGGCGATCCGGCGGGCCTTCCCGTCCGAGCGCCTGCGCATCGCCGACCGCGGCCTGCGCGAGGGCCTGCTCATGAACATGATGCGCGAGGACGGCGTCTGGCGCCGGGGCGGGCGGGGCTGAGCGGCGGCGCCTCCCCGATCTCACAAGAGGTCGAACTCCTCGCGCTTATGGTTGAAATTCGTCGCGCGGAGGCTCAGGCCAACGGCCGCCAGGAAAAGGTCGAGGTCCGCGGTCAGAATCTCCAGATTACCGCGACCGATCTCAAGGATGGCTGAGTCCGTGATGCCGAGCCGCGCGTATTCGCGCCGTACCACCACCTTCCTGCTGGCCACGTAGTGCTCCGCGTGGCCGCCGATGATCTCGGCGAAGGTGCGCAGGATGGCGGTCCTCTCAGGATCCCGATGCTGCCGGAGCAGGTTCGCGGCCTCCGAGACGGTGTTCGGGAGCAGGATCAGAGCAGGATTATCACCGAGCAAAATCAGAAGCAGGTCGAAATCCTCCGCCGTGAACTCGGTGAGGTTCTTGTGCTTGGCGACGATTCCCTTCGACGTTCGGCCGACCACCAGGAGCACGAGCAACTGGGTGTCAAGGAGAATCGCAGTGCTCATCCCTCGCTCACCTCGCGAATTTTTATGGACGGCATCTCGTTCGAATCTTCCGGAATACGGACGATCTTATACGTTCTCTTGTACAGAACAGGCTTGAGAACCCCAAAGGAGGTCTGCGCGTCGGCCCCAGCCGGCCTCAAGAGGCCAAGAGTGACCAACCATGCCCGCTCACTCCGGTCGAACGCGATCTCCTCGAGCCGGATCTCGGATACGGTCTCGTCCGAAAAGACATCTGCCAGGAAGTGCTTCGCCCTCGCCACCGCTTCCTTGACATCCATGGGTCACCCCGGGCCGGCGACGGCCTGCGCCGCGCGCGGTGCGCAGCTTAGCACCCGGCCCGGCGACGTCGAGCGCCGCGTCCGGTCCGCTCCCGGAGGCAGCCGCGGGCGCCCCGCTCCGCCGCGTCCCCGGCCCGGGTGCCCCTTGCGAGTTGCGCGGTGCGGCGTCATCTGGATCGCGGGTGCAGGAGCGACGAATGAGCGACCGGAGGGGCGGTGGCCAGCGGGGCGACCTCAAGCAGCGGGTGAAGACCGGGCGCGGGCGCACGGTCTCGTCCAAGCGCTGGCTGGAGCGGCAGCTCAACGACCCCTACGTGGCCCGCGCCAAGCGCGAGGGCTACCGCTCGCGGGCCGCCTACAAGCTCCTGGAGATCGACGAGCGCTTCCACCTCCTCAGGCCCGGCCAGCGGGTGGTGGATCTCGGGGCTGCGCCGGGAGGCTGGTCGCAGGTGGCCGCCGCCAAGGTCGGCAGCCATCCGGGCGCGCCGCCGCCCCGCGGCCGGGTCGTCGGCATCGACCTCCTGGAGATCGAGCCGATGCCGGGAGTCGACTTCCTCACCCTCGACTTCCTCGACCCGAGCGCACCGGCGCGCCTGATCGCGCTCCTCGGCGGCCCGGCCGACCTCGTGATGTCGGACATGGCGGCCAACGCCACCGGGCACAAGAAGACCGACCACCTGCGCATCATGGGGCTCGCCGAGACCGCCGCCGCCTTCGCCCGCGAGGTGCTGGCCCCGGGCGGGGCCTACCTCGCCAAGGTGCTGCAGGGCGGGACCGAGGGCGGGCTGCTCGCCGACCTCAAGCGCGACTTCGCCGCGGTGCGCCACGTGAAGCCGGCGGCGAGCCGGGCGGATTCGAGCGAGCTCTACGTGCTCGCCACCGGCTACCGGGGCGCGAGCGAGCGCGCGGGCGAGGCGCAGGAGCCCGCCGAGGACGGGCGGGCGGACGATGCGGCGCCGGCTTGGCGGCCCTGACCGGCTGACCCCGCGCGCCGCGCGGGCGCTGGCGCACGGCCTGCTCCTCGCCGAGGGCTTCGAGACGGTGGCGCGGGGCGCGCGCAGCGGCAGCCTCTACCTGCGGGCGCCGGGCGGCCCGCATCAGGTCCGGATCGCCGACCATGCCCGCACGCCCAAGCGCCGCCGGCAATACCCGGACGTGGTGACGAGCCTCGTGATCGCCGCGCCGCTCTCCGAGGTCGGGGTGCGGGCGCGCGTCGCGGCCGCCCTGCGGGCCGTGGCGGCGGCGCGCCCGCCCGATCAGCCGGTATAGACGGAGGCCGCGACCGGGATCGCCGGCGAGCGGGCGGCGTGGGTGACGCTCCAGATCGCCCAGGCGGCGAGGCCCGAGCAGGCGAGGAGCACCAGGCCGCGCCGATAGCGGCCCCGGTGGATGTCGCGCACCGCGTAGACCGGCAGCAGCACCGCCTTGGCGAGGTTCCGAAGCGCCAGAACCATCAGGATCATCAGGAAGGCGGAGACCGTGCCGAGCATGAGCGTCGCCCCTTGGCGGTTGGAAAGCCGGGATGAGGGTGGGCCGCCAAAGCGGCGAAACCAAGTCCCGCGGCGGCGGAGAAACCGGGTCCCGCGGCGGGCGATTTGGACGCCGCCGCGCGGGGGCATTCTGGGAGCGGATGGTTAACGATTGGTCGCCCGCCCGCCCCCGGGGAAGCCCGGCGCCGGGCCGAGGCGCGCCCCGCCCCGTTCCCGCCGGTTCCGCAAGGTCGCGCCAGACGACGCGCGGGCCGCCCCGGCACGCGGACGGCCCGCGCCGCACCGGCCGAGCAACGCGGCATGGGGCGGAACATGTCCGCGCGTCCGACCCAGAAATCTTTTCCGAGGAAAATTTCTTTCCGGCCCGATCGCGCGCCGCGAGAGCCTGGATGTGCCGTTTTCGCACTTGCGAAATCGGTGCGTCCGTGGCCTTCTCCGGCCCGACATCTGCGGAGACGGCGATGGGATTCGAGATCCGAAGCACGATCGAGCAATTGTCCTCGTTCCAAGTTCGGAAAGGTCAGAGCTCGGTGTCCGGCTTGTCGTCCGGCGCCTTCATGACGGTGCAGCTGCACTTGGCCCACTCGTCCCGCTTCGCGGGCGCCGGGATCATCGCCGGCGGACCGTTCCGCTGCGCCGAGTCGTTCCGCGCGGCCGCGCTCATCGCCGAGGACGCCTACGAGCAGGGCGCGCTCTACATCAGCATGAACCCGCTGATCCCGCAGATGGCGCCGAGCGCCGAGCACCTCGCGGAGATCGCCCGCAGGACGGCCGAGGCGGGGGAGATCGACCCCGTCGAGAACCTCGCCGACGACCGGCTCTACATCTTCACGGGCAGCGCCGACCGGGTCGTCTACCCGGACGTGGTCGCGCGGACCCGGCGCTTCTACGAGCTGCTCGGGGTCGCGCCGGAGAACATCCTCTACCGCGACACCGTGCCGGCCGGCCACTCGATCATCACCGACAATCCCGAGGATTCCCCCCTCTCGACCAACCAGCCGCCCTATATCAACAACGGCGGCTTCATGCAGTCGCACGAGATCCTGCGACACATCTATCCGGGATTGAATGCCCCGGCCGAGCGCCTGAACGGGCGGCTGATCCGCTTCGACCAGACGGAGTTCTTCGCGGGCGAGCCGCGCTCCAGCATGAGCCCGTTCGGCTACGCCTACGTGCCCGCCGAGGTGCTGGAGGGGGCCGAGGCGCGCATCCACGTCGCGCTGCACGGCTGCAAGCAGGGCTACGCCTACATCAACTACGTCAACGGCCAGCCGGACGTCGCCAACCAGCCGCCCTACGGCAACCGCTACGTCACGACGACCGGCTACAACCACATCGCCGAGAGCAACAACATCATCGTCCTCTACCCGCAGGCGCAGGGCAGCGACGGCGGGGCGCTGCAGAACCCCGACGGGTGCTGGGATTGGTGGGGCTACACGTCGCGCAACACGGACAAGCCCGACTATTACTCGAAGAACGCGATCCAGGTCGGCGCCATCCAGGCGATGCTGACGCGCCTGGGCGGCTGATCGGCCATCGGGAGACCTGCCTCATGAGCAATGGAAACGCCGTGGCTGCGATGCCGTTCGCGGTCCTCGCCAAGACCGTCGCCGACACCGTCGCCGAACCCGCCAAGGTCAGCCCGCCCCTGCGGCGGACCCTGATGATCAACGAGGCCCTGTCGCGCAGCGCGGCGAACGCGCTCGGCACCGTCCAGGTGCTGGCGATGCGGCCCGACCCCGACACGCTCGGCGACCTGTTCGACATGCAGGCCGCGCTCCTCGAACGGTTCCGGCAGCTCGACCGGGCGTGGATCGACGGCCTGACGCAGCTGGCCCAGGCACGGCTGGCCCTGCGCGAGGCCAACACGATCTCGAAGGTGATGGAGCAGGAATTCAACCTGCTCGGCCAGTTCGGAACCCTGGTGGCGAACCAGATCACCAACACCGCCGCGCTGCTGGAGAGCGTGAACGTGGGCTACGCCTATTGGCTGAGCCGGAAGATCGGCGCGCCGCAATCGCCGCAGACCTGATGGCGTCCTAGGGGGTCGATGCCGCCGCGGGCCTGCCCGGCCTGGATCGCCCGCCAAGGATCTTCCGCCAAGGATCTTCCGCCAAGAATTTTCCGCCAAGAGAGGACCACGCGGCGGGACGGTTGCGGCGGCCGCACTCATCCGACATCCGGTTGATGGCTTCGCCATCTCCCATTTCGGCGATGCGGATGTCGGCTTCGCTCAGGCGCCGCGCTCAGGCGCCGCGCAGGCTTGTGATCCGGGACCCGCTTCGATCAAGCGGATCCCGTCTCAGTACCCGCGCCGCCGGTCGATGGCGTGCGGGATCGGCGCCCCCGTCCGCAGGGCCTCCGCCGTGGCGCGCAGCATCGCGGCCACGGCGGCGGGGCTCGCGTCGCAGGCCTCGTGCGGCGTGACGAGGATGCGCGGATGCCGCCAGAACGGGTGATCCTCGGGCAGCGGCTCGACCGCGAAGACGTCGAGGGCCGCGTGGGCGAGCCGGCCCGAATCGAGGGCACAGAGGAGGTCGGCCTCGACCAAGTGGTCGCCCCGCCCGACATGAACCAGGGCCGCCCCGGGCTTCAGGCGCCCGAACAGCGGCGCGGCGAGGAGGCCGCGCGTGTCCGGCGTCAGGGGCAGCAGGTTCACCAGCACGTCGCAGCGCGGCAGCAGGGCGGCCAGGCCCTCCGGGCCGTGCAGGTGGGTGATCCCGGGCTCGGCGGGGCGCGCCGCGCGGCTCCAGGCCAGGACCGGGAAGCCGAAGGCCGCGAGGTCGCGCGCCACCTGCGCCCCCATCCGGCCGCAGCCGAGGAGCCCGACCGTGACCTCGCCCGCCGCGCGCTGGCCGAGGGGCCGCCACAGGGCCCGGGCCTGGTTCTCCGCGTAGCTGCGGAAGCGCCGCAGGTGGCCGAGCACGTGCCAGAGCACGAAGCACGACATGGCGCGGGCCTGATCGGGATCGACGACCCGCACCACGGGCAGGTCCGGCGGCAGGCCCGGGCAGGCGAGCAGGCTGTCGACCCCCGCGGCGATCGAGCAGACCGCCCCGAGATTCGGGTAGCGCGCGAAGGCGTCGGCCGGCGGGAACCATGCCAGGGCGAGGCGCACCCGCGCCGCCTCGGCCGGGTCGGTCACCACCTCGACGGCGTCGGCGACCTGCGCCAGGACCGGGCCGAACAGGGCGGCGAGGTCGAGGGTCTCGCTGAGCAGGATGCAGGGGATCGGGCGGGTCATGCGGCGGCGCGGGTCCGGCCCGGCACGGCGTCGAGGAGGGCGCGCGTGTAGGGGTGCTCGGGGGCGGCGAAGAGGGCGGCGGTCGGCTTGATCTCGACGATCTCGCCCCGCCGCATCACCGCGATGCGGTCGCAGATCTGGGCGGCCACCCGCAGGTCGTGGGTGATGAACAGCATCGAGAGGCCGAGGCGGGTCTTCAGGTCCTCCAGCAGGGCGAGCACCTGCGCCTGCACCGAGACGTCGAGGGCCGAGACCGCCTCGTCCGCCACCAGCACCTCCGGCTCCACCGCGAGGGCCCGGGCGATGCCGACGCGCTGGCGCTGGCCGCCCGAGAATTCGTGCGGGTAGCGGTCGAAGGCCGAGGCGTCGAGCCCGACGAGGCCGAGGAGGTCCCGGGCGCGGGCCATCGCGTCGGCCTCCGGCACCCCGTGGGCGCGCGGCGCGTCCGCGATGATCCGCCCGACGCTGCGGCGGGGGTTGAGCGACGCGAAGGGATCCTGGAACACCATCTGGATCCGGCGCCGGGCGCGGCGCAGGGCCTCCCCGGAGAGGCTGGTGAGGTCGGTGTCGCCGAGGCGCACCGTGCCGGAATCGGGCTCGGCGAGGCGCAGGACGAGCCGCGCGACCGACGACTTGCCCGAGCCGGACTCGCCCACGAGCCCGAGGGTCTCGCCCCGGTGCAGCGCGAAGCCGACGTCCCGCGCCGCCTCGACGCGCCGGACCGGCCGGCCCCAGCCCCCGCCCGTCACGTAGGTCTTGGTGAGGCCGGCGACCTCGACCGCCGTCGCGCCGGAGACCGGCGGGCGGGGCGGCGGCTCCAGGGAGGGCACGGCGGCGAGCAGCGCGCGGGTGTAGGGCTCCTGCGGGCGCGCGAGCAGCGCGGCGGCCGGGCCGGCCTCCACCACGCGGCCGCGGCGCAGCACCAGCACCCGGTCGGCGATCTCCGCCACCACGCCGAAATCGTGGGTGATGAACAGGACCGCCATGCCGTGCCGCCGCTGCAGGTCGCGGATCAGCCGCAGGATCTGGGCCTGGGTGGTGACGTCGAGGGCGGTGGTGGGCTCGTCGGCGACGAGCAGGGCCGGTTCGAGGGCGAGCGCCATGGCGATCATCGCCCGCTGGCGCTGCCCGCCCGAGAGCTGGTGCGGGTAGGCCCGCAGGAGGCGGGCGGGATCCGGCAGGCCGACCTCGGCCGCGAGGTCGAGGGCCCGGGCGCGCCGCTCGGCCGCCTTCAGCCGGCCATGCGCCTCGAACATCTCGACGATCTGGTCGCCGACGCGCATCAGCGGGTTCAGGGCCGTCATCGGCTCCTGGAAGATCATGCCGATCCGGGCGCCCCGGGTGGCGCGCCACCCGGCCTCGTCCTGCGCCAGGAGGTCGGTGCCGGCGAGGAGGATCTCCCCGCCGGCCGGGCGCACCGCCCTGGGCAGCAGCCCCATCAGGGCGTGGGCGCACATCGACTTGCCCGAGCCCGACTCGCCGACGAGGCAGAGGATCTCGCCCGGCGCGATCGCGAAGGAGACGTCCTCGACGGCGTGGGCGCGGTCGGCGCCCGGCGGCAGGGCGAGGCGCAGGCCGCGGACGGAGACGACCGGCCTCATCGCTCGCCCCGGGCGAGGCGCGGGTTGAGCGCGTCGTTGAGCCCCTCCCCGATCAGGTTGAGGGCGAGCACCGTGGCGAGGATCACGAGGCCCGGGAAGGCGGTGACCCACCAGGCCTGCCGGATCACGGTGCGGCCCGCCCCGACCATGAAGCCCCAGGACATCCGGTTCGGGTCGCCGAGGCCCAGGAAGGAGAGCGAGGATTCGAGCAGGATCGCGGTCGCCACCATCAGGGAGGCCAGCACCACGATCGGCGAGAG
This window harbors:
- a CDS encoding (2Fe-2S)-binding protein, giving the protein MIVCSCNVFSDGQVRACLNPGPACPRTPAQVYACLGCSPKCGRCARTIRSILSRALDEVHASCATSCGAACTLAAAAAPAAAEAA
- a CDS encoding MFS transporter, producing the protein MQDSIEAGTPAFRRTAYALAAAGFSTFAVLYAVQPLLTVFAEEFGVGPAASSLSLSLATGLLAVSLLVVSPLSEVFGRKPVMVVSLFSAALLTLVAAAMPTWHGFLAVRALAGLAMSGVPAVAMAYLSEEMHGRALGLAMGLLISGNSLGGMAGRLLSGALADRLGWRAALAAIGLLALAAAIAFARGLPPSARFTPRPLPWRAVPGSFLHHFRDAGLPWLFAEAFLLMGGFVTLYNYIGFRLLAPPYALSQTAVAAIFAVYLAGTASSTAAGHAASLFGRRRVLWLAIAAALGGVALTLAESLVLIVLGIVVATVGFFGAHSVASSWVGRRARRDRAQASSLYLFLYYLGSSVLGTAGGWFYAQAGWTGVAAFVGALYGAALLAALRLALLAPLPEAP
- a CDS encoding PIN domain-containing protein, with protein sequence MSTAILLDTQLLVLLVVGRTSKGIVAKHKNLTEFTAEDFDLLLILLGDNPALILLPNTVSEAANLLRQHRDPERTAILRTFAEIIGGHAEHYVASRKVVVRREYARLGITDSAILEIGRGNLEILTADLDLFLAAVGLSLRATNFNHKREEFDLL
- a CDS encoding response regulator, whose translation is MIATPTFPDLSALVVDESLYLRRIVRDMLMRVGIKRVLEAPDGAEALGALAESKPDLVVLDWDLAILSGEEFIRLARTPATSPAPTVPIILMLAQPRRNIVDRAVNLGVNEIIAKPFSPKTLWSRLDEVINRPRPFSQVKSLLRPLPRVAFSMNPKVVA
- a CDS encoding RlmE family RNA methyltransferase, which translates into the protein MSDRRGGGQRGDLKQRVKTGRGRTVSSKRWLERQLNDPYVARAKREGYRSRAAYKLLEIDERFHLLRPGQRVVDLGAAPGGWSQVAAAKVGSHPGAPPPRGRVVGIDLLEIEPMPGVDFLTLDFLDPSAPARLIALLGGPADLVMSDMAANATGHKKTDHLRIMGLAETAAAFAREVLAPGGAYLAKVLQGGTEGGLLADLKRDFAAVRHVKPAASRADSSELYVLATGYRGASERAGEAQEPAEDGRADDAAPAWRP
- a CDS encoding ABC transporter ATP-binding protein: MRPVVSVRGLRLALPPGADRAHAVEDVSFAIAPGEILCLVGESGSGKSMCAHALMGLLPRAVRPAGGEILLAGTDLLAQDEAGWRATRGARIGMIFQEPMTALNPLMRVGDQIVEMFEAHGRLKAAERRARALDLAAEVGLPDPARLLRAYPHQLSGGQRQRAMIAMALALEPALLVADEPTTALDVTTQAQILRLIRDLQRRHGMAVLFITHDFGVVAEIADRVLVLRRGRVVEAGPAAALLARPQEPYTRALLAAVPSLEPPPRPPVSGATAVEVAGLTKTYVTGGGWGRPVRRVEAARDVGFALHRGETLGLVGESGSGKSSVARLVLRLAEPDSGTVRLGDTDLTSLSGEALRRARRRIQMVFQDPFASLNPRRSVGRIIADAPRAHGVPEADAMARARDLLGLVGLDASAFDRYPHEFSGGQRQRVGIARALAVEPEVLVADEAVSALDVSVQAQVLALLEDLKTRLGLSMLFITHDLRVAAQICDRIAVMRRGEIVEIKPTAALFAAPEHPYTRALLDAVPGRTRAAA
- a CDS encoding 2-hydroxyacid dehydrogenase, with the protein product MTRPIPCILLSETLDLAALFGPVLAQVADAVEVVTDPAEAARVRLALAWFPPADAFARYPNLGAVCSIAAGVDSLLACPGLPPDLPVVRVVDPDQARAMSCFVLWHVLGHLRRFRSYAENQARALWRPLGQRAAGEVTVGLLGCGRMGAQVARDLAAFGFPVLAWSRAARPAEPGITHLHGPEGLAALLPRCDVLVNLLPLTPDTRGLLAAPLFGRLKPGAALVHVGRGDHLVEADLLCALDSGRLAHAALDVFAVEPLPEDHPFWRHPRILVTPHEACDASPAAVAAMLRATAEALRTGAPIPHAIDRRRGY
- a CDS encoding Ppx/GppA phosphatase family protein — its product is MRDETAAPVPARAAERAEPARQSVLLREAQRAAGAVRPLPALRPQGRRPYAALDLGTNNCRLLIAEPAPYGFRVVDAFSRIVRLGEGLGSTDHLSDEAIQRTVEALAVCRAKMETRGVVRSKVIATEACRLAVNGPDFVRRVRRDVGLNLEVVDRRTEAYLAVTGCAALADRHAESVVIFDIGGGSTEIVWLHGSAALARSADPTLRIRAWDSLPVGVVTLTERYGGTDVTPAIFEGMVEDVSTKLTKFALMAGAAAQAPHFHLLGTSGTVTTLAAMHLRLPRYDRRRIDGLWMSDREVSTAITDLLDTRLAERARNPCIGRDRADLVLAGCAILEAIRRAFPSERLRIADRGLREGLLMNMMREDGVWRRGGRG
- a CDS encoding extracellular catalytic domain type 2 short-chain-length polyhydroxyalkanoate depolymerase; protein product: MGFEIRSTIEQLSSFQVRKGQSSVSGLSSGAFMTVQLHLAHSSRFAGAGIIAGGPFRCAESFRAAALIAEDAYEQGALYISMNPLIPQMAPSAEHLAEIARRTAEAGEIDPVENLADDRLYIFTGSADRVVYPDVVARTRRFYELLGVAPENILYRDTVPAGHSIITDNPEDSPLSTNQPPYINNGGFMQSHEILRHIYPGLNAPAERLNGRLIRFDQTEFFAGEPRSSMSPFGYAYVPAEVLEGAEARIHVALHGCKQGYAYINYVNGQPDVANQPPYGNRYVTTTGYNHIAESNNIIVLYPQAQGSDGGALQNPDGCWDWWGYTSRNTDKPDYYSKNAIQVGAIQAMLTRLGG